A single Oryza brachyantha chromosome 8, ObraRS2, whole genome shotgun sequence DNA region contains:
- the LOC102707141 gene encoding notchless protein homolog: protein MFLWEPTMSKQPKARMTSHQKLVIRVYFCPDGQWLASASFDKSVKLWNSITDKFVPAFRGHVADVYQISSVEENHRNLS, encoded by the exons ATGTTTCTCTGGGAACCAACAATGAGTAAACAGCCCAAAGCTCGCATGACTAGTCATCAAAAG CTCGTAATCCGTGTCTACTTCTGTCCTGATGGGCAATGGTTGGCAAGTGCCTCCTTTGACAAATCTGTCAAGTTGTGGAATAGTATTACAGACAAATTTGTTCCAGCTTTCAGAGGGCATGTTGCAGATGTCTACCAGATCAG TTCCGTGGAGGAAAATCATAGGAATTTGTCATGA